The following are encoded in a window of Citrobacter freundii genomic DNA:
- a CDS encoding ComEC family protein, with product MKITTVSSCALCGILPLTVLPSLPEMLYVSGLFCLACVLCLIPHKYLHYAGLTLLFFLWGILAAKDATWAGNTLPANTQQAIVQITGTDHMTTHYGQITHLQGRRIFPAQGIVLYGQYLPGEVCAGQKWAMTLKVRAVHGQLNEGGFDSQRYALAQHQPLTGRFLQASVISPQCSLRARYLSSLNTTLSAYPWQQVILGLGMGERLSVSQEVKTIMRDTGTAHLMAISGLHIAFAALLAAGLIRGGQFFMPTRWIAWQVPLVGGIACATFYAWLTGLQPPALRTVVALIVWGALKLSGRQWSGWAVWTCCLAAIVMVDPVAVLSQSLWLSAFAVAALIFWYQWFPLPEWSLSRVGRVVLELAHLQLGITLLLLPVQIALFHGISLTSFLANLFAVPLVTFVSVPLILAGMIVHLTGPLVVETGCWYLADRSLALLFWALNSLPEGWINIDQRWQWLSLSPWVMLVAWRLNAWRTLPVVCISAVLLLSLPFWRPARTQVWQVYMLDVGQGLAMVIARNGKAILYDTGLAWPGGDSAQQLIIPWLRWHNLTPEGIVLSHEHLDHRGGMDSLLKTWPAMWVRSPLGWKGHLPCFRGESWQWQGLKFSAHWPLRGTNDRGNNHSCVVRVDDGKRSFLLTGDIESPAEQKMLSHYWQHLQSTFIQVPHHGSNTSSSLAFVQRVAGQVAVASASRYNAWRLPSWKVKQRYQQQSYQWLDTPHQGQVTLDFFPGNWRIRNLRDQILPRWYHQWFGVPEDNG from the coding sequence GTGAAAATAACAACGGTCAGCTCGTGTGCATTGTGCGGTATTCTCCCGCTTACGGTATTACCCTCACTGCCCGAAATGCTGTACGTCAGCGGCCTGTTTTGCCTGGCGTGTGTGCTCTGTCTTATTCCGCACAAGTATCTGCATTATGCCGGGTTAACGCTGTTGTTCTTTCTCTGGGGAATACTGGCGGCGAAAGACGCTACCTGGGCGGGCAATACGCTCCCCGCTAACACTCAGCAGGCCATAGTACAAATAACCGGCACTGACCATATGACCACGCACTATGGACAGATTACCCACCTGCAGGGGAGACGAATATTTCCGGCGCAGGGGATCGTACTGTATGGACAATACTTACCTGGTGAGGTTTGTGCGGGTCAGAAATGGGCAATGACGCTTAAGGTTCGCGCGGTACACGGCCAATTAAATGAAGGGGGATTTGATAGCCAGCGCTATGCGTTAGCACAGCATCAACCGCTGACGGGACGCTTTCTGCAGGCAAGTGTCATTTCGCCACAGTGTAGCCTGCGTGCCCGTTATCTCTCTTCGTTGAATACAACGTTATCCGCTTATCCCTGGCAGCAGGTGATACTGGGCCTGGGAATGGGGGAGCGACTCTCTGTTTCGCAAGAGGTGAAAACCATTATGCGCGACACCGGAACGGCGCATTTGATGGCTATTTCCGGGCTACATATTGCCTTTGCCGCGCTTTTAGCCGCCGGGCTAATTCGCGGTGGGCAATTTTTTATGCCAACCCGCTGGATCGCCTGGCAGGTTCCGCTGGTGGGCGGAATCGCCTGTGCGACGTTTTATGCATGGTTAACAGGGCTACAGCCTCCCGCATTACGCACCGTGGTTGCACTGATTGTCTGGGGTGCGCTTAAACTGAGCGGGCGGCAGTGGAGTGGGTGGGCTGTCTGGACATGCTGTCTGGCTGCAATTGTGATGGTTGATCCCGTTGCTGTTCTCTCACAAAGCCTGTGGTTGTCCGCGTTTGCCGTTGCGGCACTGATATTCTGGTATCAATGGTTTCCACTGCCCGAATGGTCACTCTCCCGTGTGGGACGCGTAGTTCTCGAGCTGGCGCATCTCCAGTTAGGTATCACGCTCTTGCTTCTGCCAGTGCAAATCGCCCTGTTTCACGGTATCAGCCTGACCTCATTTCTGGCCAATTTGTTTGCCGTACCGTTGGTCACGTTTGTTTCTGTCCCGCTGATACTCGCGGGTATGATTGTGCACTTAACCGGGCCGCTGGTTGTCGAGACCGGGTGCTGGTATCTGGCCGATCGTTCGCTGGCACTCTTATTCTGGGCGCTCAATAGTCTGCCAGAAGGTTGGATCAACATTGACCAACGCTGGCAATGGCTTTCGTTATCGCCCTGGGTGATGCTCGTTGCATGGCGACTGAATGCATGGCGTACCTTACCGGTGGTCTGCATTTCGGCAGTGCTTTTGTTGAGCTTGCCATTCTGGCGACCTGCGCGAACGCAAGTGTGGCAGGTGTATATGCTGGATGTTGGGCAAGGACTGGCAATGGTCATCGCCCGTAATGGTAAAGCAATCCTCTACGATACCGGGCTGGCATGGCCTGGGGGTGATAGCGCACAGCAGTTGATCATCCCCTGGTTACGCTGGCACAACCTGACACCTGAAGGGATCGTGTTGAGCCATGAACATCTGGACCATCGGGGGGGAATGGACTCGTTACTGAAAACCTGGCCAGCAATGTGGGTGAGAAGCCCGCTAGGATGGAAAGGCCATTTACCCTGTTTTCGCGGCGAGAGCTGGCAATGGCAGGGATTAAAGTTCAGCGCTCACTGGCCGCTCCGTGGGACTAACGATCGGGGGAATAACCATTCCTGTGTGGTGAGAGTTGACGACGGCAAGCGCAGTTTTCTGCTGACCGGTGATATTGAATCTCCTGCAGAACAAAAAATGCTAAGTCATTACTGGCAGCATCTGCAGTCCACTTTTATTCAGGTACCGCATCATGGCAGCAATACTTCATCGTCATTAGCGTTTGTTCAGCGGGTTGCTGGGCAGGTGGCGGTAGCCTCAGCTTCACGCTATAACGCCTGGCGTCTGCCTTCCTGGAAAGTGAAGCAACGCTATCAGCAGCAGAGTTACCAATGGTTGGACACGCCTCATCAGGGGCAGGTTACACTAGACTTTTTCCCGGGAAATTGGCGGATACGCAATTTGCGGGATCAGATTTTACCTCGTTGGTATCATCAGTGGTTTGGCGTGCCGGAGGATAACGGGTAG
- the ihfB gene encoding integration host factor subunit beta: MTKSELIERLATQQPHIPAKAVEDAVKEMLEHMASTLAQGERIEIRGFGSFSLHYRAPRTGRNPKTGDKVDLEGKYVPHFKPGKELRDRANIYG, encoded by the coding sequence ATGACCAAGTCAGAATTGATCGAAAGACTTGCAACCCAGCAGCCTCACATTCCCGCGAAAGCGGTTGAAGACGCGGTAAAAGAGATGCTGGAACATATGGCCTCGACTCTGGCGCAGGGCGAGCGTATTGAAATCCGCGGTTTCGGTAGTTTTTCTCTGCATTACCGCGCACCACGTACCGGACGTAATCCGAAGACTGGCGATAAAGTGGATCTGGAAGGAAAATATGTTCCGCACTTTAAACCGGGTAAAGAGCTGCGCGATCGCGCCAATATTTACGGCTAA
- the rpsA gene encoding 30S ribosomal protein S1 codes for MTESFAQLFEESLKTIETRPGSIVRGVVVAIDKDIVLVDAGLKSESAIPAEQFKNAQGELEIQVGDEVDVALDAVEDGFGETLLSREKAKRHEAWITLEKAYEEAATVTGVINGKVKGGFTVELNGIRAFLPGSLVDVRPVRDTLHLEGKELEFKVIKLDQKRNNVVVSRRAVIESENSAERDQLLENLQEGMEVKGIVKNLTDYGAFVDLGGVDGLLHITDMAWKRVKHPSEIVNVGDEITVKVLKFDRERTRVSLGLKQLGEDPWVAIAKRYPEGTKLTGRVTNLTDYGCFVEIEEGVEGLVHVSEMDWTNKNIHPSKVVNVGDVVEVMVLDIDEERRRISLGLKQCKNNPWQQFAETHNKGDRVEGKIKSITDFGIFIGLDGGIDGLVHLSDISWNVAGEEAVREYKKGDEIAAVVLQVDAERERISLGVKQLAEDPFNNWVALNKKGAIVNGKVTAVDAKGATVELADGVEGYLRASEASRDRVEDATLVLSVGDDVEAKFTGVDRKNRAISLSVRAKDEADEKDAIATVNKQEDANFSNNAMAEAFKAAKGE; via the coding sequence ATGACAGAATCTTTTGCTCAACTATTTGAAGAATCCTTAAAAACAATTGAAACCCGTCCGGGTTCCATCGTCCGTGGTGTTGTTGTTGCTATCGACAAAGATATCGTACTGGTTGACGCCGGTCTGAAATCTGAGTCTGCCATTCCGGCAGAGCAGTTCAAAAACGCCCAGGGCGAGCTGGAAATCCAGGTTGGTGACGAAGTTGACGTTGCTCTGGATGCAGTAGAAGACGGCTTCGGTGAAACTCTGCTGTCCCGTGAAAAAGCTAAACGTCACGAAGCTTGGATCACGCTGGAAAAAGCTTACGAAGAAGCTGCGACCGTTACTGGTGTTATCAATGGCAAAGTCAAGGGTGGCTTCACTGTTGAGCTGAATGGTATTCGCGCGTTCCTGCCGGGTTCCCTGGTAGACGTTCGTCCGGTCCGCGACACGCTGCACCTGGAAGGCAAAGAGCTTGAATTCAAAGTAATCAAGCTGGATCAGAAACGTAACAACGTCGTTGTTTCCCGTCGTGCCGTTATCGAATCCGAAAACAGCGCAGAACGCGATCAGCTGCTGGAAAACCTGCAGGAAGGCATGGAAGTTAAAGGTATCGTTAAGAACCTCACTGACTACGGTGCATTCGTTGATCTGGGTGGCGTTGACGGCCTGCTGCACATCACCGACATGGCATGGAAACGCGTTAAGCATCCGAGCGAAATCGTAAACGTTGGCGACGAAATCACTGTTAAAGTGCTGAAGTTCGACCGCGAGCGTACTCGTGTATCTCTGGGCCTGAAACAGCTGGGCGAAGATCCATGGGTAGCTATCGCTAAGCGTTATCCGGAAGGTACCAAACTGACTGGTCGCGTGACCAACCTGACCGACTACGGCTGCTTCGTTGAAATCGAAGAAGGCGTTGAAGGCCTGGTTCACGTTTCCGAAATGGATTGGACCAACAAAAACATCCACCCGTCCAAAGTTGTTAACGTTGGCGACGTAGTGGAAGTTATGGTTCTGGATATCGACGAAGAACGTCGTCGTATCTCCCTGGGTCTGAAGCAGTGCAAAAACAACCCATGGCAGCAGTTCGCGGAAACCCACAACAAGGGTGACCGTGTTGAAGGTAAAATCAAGTCTATCACTGACTTCGGTATCTTCATCGGCCTGGACGGCGGCATCGACGGCCTGGTTCACCTGTCTGACATCTCCTGGAACGTTGCAGGCGAAGAAGCAGTTCGTGAATACAAAAAAGGCGACGAAATCGCAGCAGTTGTTCTGCAGGTTGACGCAGAACGTGAGCGTATCTCTCTGGGCGTTAAACAGCTCGCAGAAGATCCGTTCAACAACTGGGTTGCACTGAACAAGAAAGGCGCAATCGTAAACGGTAAAGTGACTGCAGTTGACGCTAAAGGCGCAACCGTAGAACTGGCTGACGGCGTTGAAGGTTACCTGCGCGCTTCTGAAGCTTCACGTGACCGCGTTGAAGATGCAACTCTGGTTCTGAGCGTAGGCGACGACGTTGAAGCTAAATTCACCGGCGTTGATCGTAAGAACCGTGCAATCAGCCTGTCTGTTCGTGCTAAAGACGAAGCTGATGAGAAAGATGCAATCGCAACTGTTAACAAACAGGAAGATGCAAACTTCTCTAACAACGCAATGGCTGAAGCTTTCAAAGCAGCTAAAGGCGAGTAA
- the cmk gene encoding (d)CMP kinase yields the protein MTAIAPVITIDGPSGAGKGTLCKAMAEALQWHLLDSGAIYRVLALAALHHHVDVASEDALVPLASHLDVRFISTDGNLEVILEGEDVSGEIRTQEVANAASQVAAFPRVREALLRRQRAFREAPGLIADGRDMGTVVFPDAPVKIFLDASSQERAHRRMLQLQEKGFSVNFERLLAEIEERDDRDRNRAVAPLVPAADALVLDSTRLSIEQVIEKALQYARQKLALA from the coding sequence ATGACGGCAATTGCCCCGGTTATTACCATTGATGGCCCAAGCGGTGCAGGTAAAGGCACCTTGTGCAAAGCAATGGCGGAAGCATTGCAGTGGCATCTGTTAGATTCTGGCGCGATTTATCGTGTACTGGCGCTTGCGGCGTTACATCACCATGTTGATGTCGCCTCTGAAGATGCGCTGGTCCCGCTGGCGTCACATCTGGATGTGCGTTTTATCTCAACAGACGGCAATCTGGAAGTTATCCTGGAAGGTGAAGATGTTAGCGGTGAAATCCGCACTCAGGAAGTGGCAAACGCCGCCTCTCAGGTTGCTGCGTTTCCCCGTGTGCGCGAAGCGCTGTTGCGTCGTCAACGCGCCTTCCGTGAAGCGCCGGGATTAATCGCTGACGGACGCGACATGGGGACCGTGGTATTCCCTGACGCGCCGGTGAAAATTTTTCTGGACGCTTCCTCGCAAGAACGTGCGCATCGACGTATGCTACAGTTGCAGGAGAAGGGCTTTAGTGTTAACTTTGAACGCCTTTTGGCCGAGATCGAAGAACGCGACGACCGCGATCGAAACCGTGCGGTAGCGCCGTTAGTTCCTGCTGCTGATGCCTTAGTTTTGGATTCAACCCGATTAAGCATTGAGCAAGTGATTGAAAAAGCGTTACAATACGCGCGCCAAAAACTGGCACTCGCTTAA
- the aroA gene encoding 3-phosphoshikimate 1-carboxyvinyltransferase codes for MESLTLQPIARVDGTINLPGSKSVSNRALLLAALANGTTVLTNLLDSDDVRHMLNALNALGISYTLSADRTRCEIIGNGGALQAEGAVELFLGNAGTAMRPLAAALCLGRNDIVLTGEPRMKERPIGHLVDALRQGGANIDYLEQQNYPPLRLRGGFIGGQVDVDGSVSSQFLTALLMTAPLAPQDTTIAIKGELVSKPYIDITLNLMKTFGVEIENQNYQHFVVKGGQQYQSPGAYLVEGDASSASYFLAAGAIKGGTVKVTGIGRNSMQGDIRFADVLEQMGATVTWGDDFIACTHGELHAIDMDMNHIPDAAMTIATAALFAKGTTTLRNIYNWRVKETDRLFAMATELRKVGAEVEEGHDFIRITPPATLTFADIATYNDHRMAMCFSLVALSDTPVTILDPKCTAKTFPDYFEQLARISTPA; via the coding sequence ATGGAATCCCTGACGTTACAACCCATTGCGCGGGTAGATGGCACCATCAATCTGCCTGGTTCTAAAAGTGTTTCTAACCGCGCTTTGCTGCTGGCTGCATTAGCAAATGGCACCACTGTCCTGACCAACCTGCTGGACAGTGATGATGTCCGCCATATGCTTAACGCGCTGAATGCGTTAGGGATTAGTTATACCCTTTCTGCCGATCGTACCCGCTGCGAAATCATCGGTAACGGCGGCGCGTTACAGGCCGAAGGTGCAGTCGAACTGTTTCTTGGCAACGCCGGCACCGCGATGCGTCCGCTGGCGGCTGCGCTGTGTCTGGGGCGCAACGATATTGTACTGACGGGTGAACCGCGTATGAAAGAGCGCCCGATTGGCCATCTGGTCGACGCGTTACGCCAGGGGGGGGCAAACATTGATTACCTTGAGCAGCAAAACTATCCGCCTTTACGACTGCGCGGTGGTTTTATCGGTGGCCAGGTTGACGTGGACGGCAGCGTGTCCAGCCAGTTCCTCACCGCGTTGCTGATGACCGCGCCGCTGGCGCCGCAGGATACGACGATCGCAATTAAAGGCGAGCTGGTATCAAAACCTTACATCGATATTACGCTAAACCTGATGAAAACCTTTGGCGTTGAGATTGAGAACCAGAACTACCAACATTTTGTTGTCAAAGGTGGACAGCAGTACCAGTCCCCTGGCGCATACCTGGTGGAAGGGGATGCGTCATCGGCCTCGTATTTCCTTGCAGCCGGAGCGATTAAAGGCGGTACGGTGAAAGTCACCGGGATTGGCCGCAACAGCATGCAGGGCGATATTCGCTTTGCCGATGTGCTGGAACAAATGGGCGCGACCGTGACGTGGGGAGATGACTTCATTGCCTGTACGCACGGGGAATTACACGCCATTGATATGGATATGAACCACATTCCGGATGCGGCGATGACGATTGCTACCGCGGCGTTGTTTGCGAAAGGCACCACGACTCTTCGCAACATCTACAACTGGCGAGTCAAGGAGACAGACCGTTTATTTGCGATGGCGACGGAGCTGCGTAAAGTGGGCGCTGAAGTGGAAGAGGGGCATGATTTTATCCGTATCACGCCACCTGCTACGTTAACATTTGCTGATATTGCGACCTATAACGATCACCGCATGGCGATGTGTTTCTCGCTGGTGGCGCTGTCTGACACGCCAGTCACTATTCTTGACCCTAAATGCACGGCCAAAACCTTCCCGGATTATTTCGAACAGTTGGCACGTATTAGTACACCTGCCTGA
- the serC gene encoding 3-phosphoserine/phosphohydroxythreonine transaminase: MTQVFNFSSGPAMLPADVLKLAQQDLRDWNGLGTSVMEISHRGKEFIQVAEEAEQDFRDLLSIPSNYKVLFCHGGGRGQFAGIPLNILGDKTTADYVDAGYWAASAIKEAKKYCTPNVIDAKVTVDGLRAVTPMSEWQLSDNAAYLHYCPNETIDGIAIDETPNFASNVVVTADLSSTILSGPLDVSRYGVIYAGAQKNIGPAGLTIVIVREDLLGKAHVSCPSILDYTVLNDNDSMFNTPPTFAWYLSGLVFKWLKAQGGVSAMDKINQQKAELLYGVIDNSAFYRNDVAKSNRSRMNVPFQLADSSLDKLFLEESFAAGLHALKGHRVVGGMRASIYNAMPLEGVKALTDFMIDFERRRG; the protein is encoded by the coding sequence ATGACTCAGGTCTTCAATTTTAGTTCAGGTCCGGCAATGCTACCGGCGGACGTACTTAAACTGGCTCAACAGGATCTCCGCGACTGGAATGGTCTTGGCACGTCGGTGATGGAAATTAGCCACCGTGGTAAAGAGTTTATCCAGGTCGCAGAGGAAGCAGAGCAGGATTTTCGCGATCTCCTCAGCATTCCCTCCAACTACAAAGTGTTGTTCTGCCATGGCGGTGGTCGCGGTCAGTTCGCCGGGATCCCGCTCAATATTTTAGGCGATAAGACCACGGCAGATTACGTCGATGCCGGTTATTGGGCAGCCAGCGCCATTAAAGAAGCGAAGAAATACTGCACACCAAACGTGATTGATGCCAAAGTTACCGTTGACGGCCTGCGGGCGGTCACGCCAATGAGTGAATGGCAGCTTTCTGACAATGCGGCTTATCTGCACTATTGCCCGAACGAAACCATTGATGGTATTGCAATCGATGAGACGCCGAATTTTGCCAGTAACGTTGTGGTGACCGCTGACCTGTCTTCCACCATCTTGTCTGGGCCGCTTGATGTTAGCCGCTATGGCGTAATCTACGCCGGCGCGCAGAAAAACATCGGCCCAGCGGGTCTGACGATCGTCATCGTACGTGAAGATTTACTCGGCAAAGCGCACGTGTCCTGCCCGTCGATCCTCGATTACACCGTCCTGAACGACAATGACTCGATGTTTAACACGCCGCCGACATTTGCCTGGTACCTCTCTGGTCTGGTCTTTAAGTGGCTGAAAGCGCAAGGCGGCGTCAGCGCAATGGACAAAATTAACCAGCAAAAAGCGGAACTGTTGTACGGCGTCATTGATAACAGTGCCTTCTATCGTAACGACGTTGCGAAGTCTAACCGCTCGCGCATGAACGTTCCTTTCCAGTTGGCTGACAGCTCACTGGATAAACTGTTCCTGGAAGAGTCTTTTGCTGCTGGTCTGCATGCGCTGAAAGGGCATCGTGTGGTCGGTGGGATGCGCGCGTCTATCTACAATGCAATGCCGCTTGAAGGCGTGAAAGCGTTGACCGATTTCATGATCGATTTCGAGCGTCGCCGCGGCTAA
- a CDS encoding DUF421 domain-containing protein has product MKAFDLHRMALDKVPMEFLGEVALRSLYTFILVFLFLKLTGRRGVRQMSLFEVLIILTLGSAAGDVAFYDDVPLLPVLVVFITLALLYRLVMWLMAHSEKLEDLLEGKPLVIIEDGELSWSKLNNANMTEFEFFMELRLNGVEQLGQVKLAILETNGQISVYFFADEDVKPGLSILPKHCTQRFKVVPAAGDYACVRCSEVIHMRAGDHQLCPRCANPEWTKASRAKRVT; this is encoded by the coding sequence ATGAAAGCATTCGATTTACACCGTATGGCGCTGGATAAAGTGCCCATGGAGTTTCTGGGTGAGGTGGCGCTGCGCAGCTTGTATACCTTTATATTGGTTTTTCTGTTTTTAAAGCTCACGGGGCGGCGTGGTGTACGCCAGATGTCGCTTTTTGAAGTGTTGATTATCCTGACGCTGGGGTCGGCAGCGGGGGATGTGGCGTTTTATGACGATGTTCCGCTGCTACCGGTGCTGGTGGTATTCATTACCCTGGCGCTGCTGTATCGCTTAGTGATGTGGCTGATGGCACACAGTGAAAAGCTGGAGGATCTGCTGGAGGGTAAACCGCTGGTGATCATCGAAGACGGCGAACTGTCATGGTCGAAGCTCAATAACGCCAATATGACGGAATTCGAGTTTTTTATGGAATTGCGGCTGAACGGTGTGGAGCAATTAGGGCAGGTGAAGCTCGCTATTCTGGAGACAAACGGGCAAATCAGCGTCTATTTCTTTGCCGATGAAGACGTCAAACCCGGTCTCAGCATTCTGCCTAAACACTGTACGCAACGCTTTAAGGTGGTACCGGCGGCAGGGGATTATGCCTGCGTACGCTGTAGTGAAGTTATTCACATGCGCGCTGGGGATCATCAATTATGTCCGCGCTGTGCAAATCCAGAATGGACGAAGGCCAGTCGGGCAAAACGGGTCACCTGA
- the ycaO gene encoding 30S ribosomal protein S12 methylthiotransferase accessory factor YcaO produces the protein MTQTFIPGKDAALEDSIARFQQKLLDLGFQIEEASWLNPVPNVWSVHIRDKECALCFTNGKGATKKAALASALGEYFERLSTNYFFADFWLGETVANGPFVHYPNEKWFPLTEEDDVPEGLLDARLRAFYDPENELTGSMLIDLQSGNEERGVCGLPFTRQSDNQTVYIPMNIIGNLYVSNGMSAGNTPNEARVQGLSEVFERYVKNRIIAESISLPEIPADVLARYPAVVESIAKLEAEGFPIFAYDGSLGGKYPVICVVLFNPANGTCFASFGAHPDFGVALERTVTELLQGRGLKDLDVFMPPTFDDEEVAEHTNLETHFIDSSGLISWDLFKQDADYPFVDWNFSGTTEEEFATLMAIFKTEDKEVYIADYEHLGVYACRIIVPGMSDIYPAEDLWLANNGMGTHLRETILSLPGSEWDKEDYLSLLEQLDEEGFDDFTRVRELLGLATGSDNGWSTLRIGELKVMLALAGGDLEQALIWTEWTMEFNASVFSAERANYYRCLQTLLLLSQEDDRQPLQYLNAFVRMYGADAVEAASAALSGEAPFYGLQSVDSDLQAFPAHQSLLKAYEKLQRAKAAYWSK, from the coding sequence ATGACGCAAACATTTATTCCCGGCAAAGATGCCGCGCTGGAAGATTCCATCGCCCGCTTCCAGCAAAAATTACTCGACCTTGGTTTCCAGATTGAAGAAGCCTCATGGTTAAACCCCGTTCCTAACGTTTGGTCTGTGCATATTCGCGATAAAGAGTGCGCACTGTGTTTCACCAACGGTAAAGGCGCGACGAAAAAAGCGGCGCTGGCTTCCGCGCTGGGCGAATATTTTGAGCGTCTGTCCACCAACTACTTTTTTGCCGATTTCTGGCTGGGTGAAACTGTCGCTAACGGTCCATTCGTGCATTATCCGAACGAAAAATGGTTCCCGTTAACCGAAGAGGATGACGTTCCAGAAGGTCTGTTGGATGCCCGTCTGCGCGCGTTCTACGATCCGGAAAATGAACTGACCGGCAGCATGCTGATCGACCTGCAGTCAGGCAATGAAGAACGCGGCGTTTGCGGTCTGCCGTTTACCCGCCAGTCTGATAACCAAACCGTGTACATTCCGATGAATATCATTGGCAACCTGTACGTTTCCAACGGAATGTCTGCCGGTAACACCCCAAATGAAGCACGCGTTCAGGGGCTGTCTGAAGTCTTTGAACGTTATGTGAAGAACCGCATTATCGCAGAAAGCATCAGTCTGCCGGAAATCCCAGCCGACGTGCTGGCGCGTTACCCGGCTGTGGTCGAGTCCATCGCCAAACTGGAAGCCGAAGGGTTCCCAATTTTCGCCTATGACGGCTCGCTGGGCGGCAAATACCCGGTTATCTGCGTAGTACTGTTTAACCCGGCTAACGGGACCTGCTTTGCGTCATTTGGCGCCCACCCGGACTTTGGCGTGGCACTGGAGCGTACCGTCACTGAACTGTTGCAGGGCCGCGGTCTGAAAGATCTTGATGTCTTTATGCCCCCGACCTTTGATGATGAAGAAGTGGCTGAGCATACCAACCTCGAAACCCACTTCATCGATTCCAGCGGCCTGATCTCCTGGGATTTGTTCAAGCAAGATGCCGATTATCCGTTCGTTGACTGGAATTTCTCCGGCACTACGGAAGAAGAGTTCGCCACCCTGATGGCTATCTTCAAAACCGAAGATAAAGAAGTGTATATCGCTGATTACGAGCATCTGGGTGTGTACGCCTGCCGCATCATCGTTCCGGGGATGTCCGATATCTATCCGGCTGAAGATCTGTGGTTAGCAAACAACGGTATGGGCACACATCTGCGTGAAACCATTCTTTCTCTGCCGGGCAGCGAGTGGGATAAAGAAGACTATCTCAGCCTGCTCGAACAACTGGATGAAGAAGGTTTTGACGACTTTACCCGCGTACGTGAGCTGCTGGGTCTGGCAACAGGTTCAGACAACGGCTGGTCTACGCTGCGTATTGGTGAGCTGAAAGTGATGCTGGCACTGGCCGGCGGTGACCTGGAGCAGGCACTGATTTGGACCGAATGGACAATGGAGTTTAACGCATCGGTCTTTAGCGCCGAACGCGCCAACTACTACCGTTGCCTGCAAACGCTGCTGCTGTTGTCGCAGGAAGACGATCGCCAGCCGCTGCAGTATCTGAACGCTTTTGTCCGTATGTACGGTGCCGATGCGGTTGAAGCGGCGAGTGCGGCATTAAGCGGAGAAGCGCCGTTTTATGGCCTCCAGTCCGTCGACAGCGATCTGCAGGCTTTCCCGGCGCATCAGTCTCTGCTGAAAGCCTATGAAAAACTGCAGCGCGCAAAAGCAGCATACTGGTCAAAATAA
- the focA gene encoding formate transporter FocA produces MKADNPFDLILPAAMAKVAEEAGVYKATKHPLKTFYLAITAGVFISIAFVFYITATTGTGTMPFGMAKLIGGICFSLGLILCVVCGADLFTSTVLIVVAKASGRITWGQLAKNWLNVYVGNLVGCLLFVLLMWLSGEYMTANGAWGLNVLQTADHKVHHTFVEAVSLGILANLMVCLAVWMSYSGRSLMDKAFIMVLPVAMFVASGFEHSIANMFMIPMGIVIRDFATPEFWTAVGSSPENFSHLTVMNFITDNLIPVTIGNIIGGGLLVGLTYWVIYLRGNDHH; encoded by the coding sequence GTGAAAGCTGACAACCCTTTTGATCTTATACTTCCTGCTGCTATGGCCAAAGTTGCCGAAGAAGCAGGCGTCTATAAAGCAACGAAACATCCGCTTAAGACGTTCTATCTGGCAATTACTGCCGGTGTGTTCATTTCAATTGCCTTTGTTTTCTATATCACCGCCACGACCGGTACTGGAACAATGCCTTTCGGTATGGCCAAGTTGATCGGTGGTATCTGCTTTTCCCTGGGACTGATTCTTTGTGTTGTCTGCGGCGCTGACCTCTTTACTTCAACCGTACTGATTGTCGTCGCTAAGGCCAGTGGACGTATTACCTGGGGCCAACTGGCAAAAAACTGGCTCAACGTTTATGTTGGCAACCTGGTAGGTTGCTTGCTCTTTGTGCTACTGATGTGGCTTTCCGGCGAATATATGACCGCTAACGGCGCATGGGGGCTAAATGTCCTGCAAACCGCCGATCACAAAGTGCATCACACCTTTGTTGAAGCCGTCAGCCTCGGTATTCTGGCAAACCTGATGGTGTGCCTGGCCGTATGGATGAGCTACTCAGGCCGTAGCCTGATGGACAAAGCGTTTATCATGGTATTGCCGGTCGCAATGTTTGTTGCCAGCGGTTTTGAGCACAGTATCGCAAACATGTTTATGATCCCTATGGGTATCGTAATACGCGATTTCGCCACACCGGAATTCTGGACCGCTGTCGGTTCTTCTCCGGAGAATTTTTCACACCTGACCGTGATGAATTTCATCACCGATAACCTGATTCCGGTTACGATCGGTAACATTATCGGCGGCGGTTTGTTAGTCGGGTTGACATACTGGGTCATTTACCTACGTGGTAACGATCATCACTAA